Genomic window (Bacillus vallismortis):
TATCACAAACCCTTTCTTCCCCCAGCTTGCCCGCGGTGCTGAGGATGAATTGAACGGGGAAGGCTATCGCCTTATTTTCGGTAACAGTGACGAGGAATTGAAAAAAGAACTTGAGTACCTTCAAACCTTTAAGCAAAATCATGTCGCAGGCATTATTGCCGCAACGAATTACCCGGACCTTGAGGAATACAACGGCATGAATCACCCAGTCGTTTTTCTGGACAGAACACCTGAAGGCGCTCCTTCTGTGTCCAGTGACGGCCGCACTGGGGGAAAATTAGCGGCCGAAGCCATCATTCACGGAAAAAGCCAGCGCATTACGCTCTTGAGAGGCCCCGCTCACCTGCCGACCGCTCAAGATCGCTTTCACGGCGCTTTAGAGATCTTAAATCAGGCTGCAGTTGATTTTCAGGTCATCGAGACGGCTTCATTTTCTTTCAAGGATGCGCAATCGATGGCGAAGGAGCTGTTTGCCGCTTATCCAGAGACAGACGGTGTGATAGCGAGTAATGATATTCAAGCCGCTGCGGTTTTACATGAAGCTTTGCGGCGCGGAAGAAAGGTGCCGGAGGATATTCAAATTATCGGCTATGATGACATTCCGCAAAGCGAGCTGCTGTTCCCGCCCCTGTCTACAATTAAACAGCCCGCATATGATATGGGAAAAGAAGCGGCCAAACTGCTTTTGCGTATCATCAAAAAACAGCCCCTGACAGAAACGGCAATTCAAATGTCCGTCACCTATATAAGAAGAAAGACGACAAGAAAGGAAGATCACGATGCGTAATATTTGTGTAATTGGTAGCTGTTCTATGGATTTAGTGGTCACCTCGGACAAACGCCCAAAAGCCGGTGAAACAGTACTTGGCACGTCGTTTCAGACTGTGCCGGGCGGTAAAGGAGCCAATCAGGCCGTTGCTGCTGCCAGACTTGGGGCTCACGTGTTTATGGTCGGTAAGGTCGGAGATGATCATTATGGCACAGCCATTTTGGATAATTTAAAAGCAAACGGCGTTCGCACCGACTATATGGAACCGGTTACACACAAAGATAGCGGAACCGCC
Coding sequences:
- a CDS encoding LacI family DNA-binding transcriptional regulator, with the protein product MATIKDVAGAAGVSVATVSRVLNDSGYVHEETRTRVIAAMERLNYYPNEVARSLYKRESRLIGLLLPDITNPFFPQLARGAEDELNGEGYRLIFGNSDEELKKELEYLQTFKQNHVAGIIAATNYPDLEEYNGMNHPVVFLDRTPEGAPSVSSDGRTGGKLAAEAIIHGKSQRITLLRGPAHLPTAQDRFHGALEILNQAAVDFQVIETASFSFKDAQSMAKELFAAYPETDGVIASNDIQAAAVLHEALRRGRKVPEDIQIIGYDDIPQSELLFPPLSTIKQPAYDMGKEAAKLLLRIIKKQPLTETAIQMSVTYIRRKTTRKEDHDA